A section of the Planifilum fimeticola genome encodes:
- a CDS encoding ABC transporter ATP-binding protein, translating to MIRVSRLVKRYGGKPVVSGISFEVAEGEVFGLLGPNGAGKTTTMEMIEGLRLPDEGEIFVGGIDAIRHRDRVKRIIGVQLQSTALFEHLTVRESLQLYASFYGTAQPLDSLIDSFDLREKERTLVKHLSGGQRQRLAIALAVVHDPKVLFLDEPTTGLDPQARRGLWEIIRKLKEEGRTIFLSTHYMEEAEQLCDRVAIMDRGEIIALDTPAGLIRGLESESVVEFTAETEAGAPFHRLPGVKEVRRAGDRQRDVILLTDRLQETLSGLITWAGERGVALKDLRTRTATLEDVFLQRTGKRLTQE from the coding sequence ATGATTCGGGTCAGCCGATTGGTCAAACGTTACGGGGGAAAGCCGGTGGTAAGCGGCATCAGCTTTGAGGTGGCGGAAGGAGAGGTATTCGGCCTTTTGGGGCCCAACGGAGCGGGGAAGACGACGACGATGGAAATGATCGAGGGCCTGCGCCTTCCCGACGAAGGGGAGATTTTCGTGGGCGGCATCGACGCCATCCGCCATCGGGACCGGGTCAAGCGAATCATCGGCGTTCAGCTGCAATCGACGGCCCTGTTTGAACATCTTACCGTCCGGGAGTCTCTTCAGCTCTACGCCAGCTTTTACGGCACCGCCCAGCCCCTCGATTCGCTCATAGACTCCTTCGACCTGAGGGAAAAGGAAAGGACCCTGGTGAAGCATCTTTCCGGCGGACAGCGGCAGCGGCTGGCCATCGCCCTGGCGGTGGTGCACGATCCCAAGGTTCTCTTTCTGGACGAGCCGACCACGGGGCTGGATCCCCAGGCCCGGCGCGGCCTGTGGGAGATCATCCGGAAGCTGAAGGAGGAGGGTCGGACGATCTTTTTGTCCACCCATTACATGGAGGAGGCGGAGCAGCTCTGCGACCGGGTGGCCATCATGGACCGGGGAGAGATCATCGCTTTGGATACGCCGGCGGGATTGATCCGGGGATTGGAGTCGGAAAGCGTCGTGGAGTTTACGGCGGAGACGGAGGCGGGGGCGCCGTTTCACCGGCTCCCGGGAGTGAAGGAAGTGAGGCGGGCGGGGGATCGGCAGCGGGACGTCATCCTTTTGACGGATCGCCTTCAGGAGACGCTGAGCGGATTGATCACCTGGGCCGGTGAGCGGGGGGTGGCCCTGAAGGATCTCCGCACCCGGACGGCCACCCTGGAGGATGTGTTTCTACAGCGGACAGGAAAGAGGTTGACGCAGGAATGA
- a CDS encoding ABC transporter permease has product MKAYFQLTKAQLLLFARNRNIVIWTLFFPIFMMLALGMLVGDGMGFQVRVAVADEDDSAASRQFVGELGKTEGIDLIPSSDGGGGEMVRSGEADLVVVVKKGFGQRVASPEEGETARLIALYYDKGNPTVAEVGTALIRQMVDRLNKRLVRFQPVIGVEEINVQSRPMSYTDFLVPGILSLMIMNNSLNGVAGTIASWRERGILRRMQGTPLSSATFIAGQITARILLNAVQAIAVLLVAYFAFDVHVYGSWAALIFFILLGTLTFLSIGFIIASLARSPESAGPIAGLVSFPMIFVGGIFFPIRNLPDFLQPLVEVIPIVHLTRALRDIMNAGAGLADLWMPTAALAAWLAVSFLVAAWSFRWDVE; this is encoded by the coding sequence ATGAAAGCATATTTCCAACTGACCAAGGCGCAACTGTTGCTGTTCGCCCGCAACCGGAACATCGTGATCTGGACGCTGTTTTTTCCCATTTTCATGATGCTCGCCCTGGGAATGCTGGTCGGAGACGGCATGGGCTTTCAGGTGAGGGTGGCGGTGGCCGACGAGGACGATTCGGCGGCGTCGCGGCAATTTGTCGGGGAACTGGGAAAAACGGAGGGAATAGATCTCATCCCCTCCTCCGACGGCGGCGGAGGGGAAATGGTCCGCAGCGGGGAGGCGGACCTGGTCGTCGTGGTGAAAAAGGGTTTTGGCCAGCGGGTCGCATCGCCGGAGGAAGGGGAAACGGCCCGGCTGATCGCCCTCTACTATGACAAGGGCAATCCGACGGTGGCGGAGGTCGGGACGGCGCTGATCCGCCAGATGGTGGACCGCCTGAACAAGCGGCTGGTCCGGTTTCAGCCGGTGATCGGGGTGGAAGAGATCAATGTCCAGAGCCGGCCGATGAGTTATACCGATTTCCTCGTCCCAGGCATTTTGTCCCTGATGATCATGAACAACAGCCTGAACGGCGTGGCCGGCACCATCGCTTCGTGGCGGGAGCGGGGAATCTTGCGCCGCATGCAGGGAACCCCCCTGTCCAGCGCCACCTTCATCGCGGGGCAAATCACCGCCCGCATCCTCCTGAACGCGGTGCAGGCGATCGCCGTCCTCCTGGTGGCCTATTTCGCCTTTGACGTTCACGTCTACGGTTCCTGGGCGGCATTGATCTTTTTCATCCTGCTCGGAACGCTGACCTTCCTGTCGATCGGCTTCATCATCGCCAGCCTGGCCCGCAGCCCCGAGAGCGCGGGACCGATTGCCGGGTTGGTCTCCTTTCCGATGATTTTCGTCGGGGGGATCTTTTTTCCCATCCGAAATTTGCCGGACTTCCTGCAGCCGTTGGTCGAGGTGATTCCCATCGTTCACCTGACCCGCGCGCTTCGGGACATCATGAACGCGGGTGCCGGACTGGCGGATCTGTGGATGCCGACGGCGGCCTTGGCGGCCTGGCTCGCCGTCTCTTTCCTGGTGGCGGCCTGGAGTTTTCGGTGGGATGTGGAATGA
- the acpS gene encoding holo-ACP synthase — protein sequence MILGIGIDLVELERIRRFGAERLARRILTERERACLPRSEGRILEFLAGRFAAKEAVSKAAGTGIGKLSFQDIEILPDERSCPQVRLSPRGRAVLGWEEEVRLHLSITHSDHYATAMVVAERI from the coding sequence ATGATTCTCGGTATCGGCATCGATCTGGTGGAATTGGAGCGGATTCGCCGGTTCGGGGCGGAGCGGCTGGCGCGGCGCATATTGACCGAGAGGGAAAGGGCCTGCCTGCCGCGGTCGGAAGGACGGATCCTGGAATTTCTCGCCGGCCGGTTTGCGGCCAAGGAGGCGGTGTCCAAGGCGGCGGGCACGGGGATCGGCAAACTGAGCTTTCAAGACATCGAAATCCTTCCCGACGAAAGAAGCTGTCCGCAGGTCCGCCTCAGCCCGCGGGGCCGGGCCGTCCTGGGGTGGGAGGAGGAGGTGCGCCTCCATCTCTCCATCACCCATTCGGACCATTATGCGACGGCGATGGTTGTGGCGGAGAGGATCTGA
- a CDS encoding NAD(P)H-hydrate dehydratase has protein sequence MYLTTAQEMRDLDRYAIETIGIPGVVLMENAGKAVARSLTDRLPRPGTALVLAGTGNNGGDGFVAARHLAAAGWKAVVWLAGPEEKLTSDARVFFQVCRNLGIPVVRDAEERRGELIRRIEEADAIVDALLGTGIRGQVRPRALELIRLVNEHRRGAVVAVDVPSGADTDTGALLPEAIRADWTVTFAYPKWCHYLLPAADHCGEVIVADIGIPRSAAEHRPPAARVNDPSWWREWLLPRSRWSHKGTYGHLLVVGGSRGMLGAAVLAGLAGLRIGAGLSTVAVPAAQEPILAAKVTDALVWGWPDDGEGRFAEDSVRILPERIDRFTAAAVGPGLGRFPGEGAWLRELLETLPFPVVLDADGLNILAEHPDALRARRGETILTPHPGEMARLAGTTAAGVESSRHTLAREWAEKTGSVVVLKGTHTIIAFPDGTQMVNPTGTPAMAKAGSGDVLSGVIGGLLARGIPASVAAAMGVYLHGLAGELAVRTSEHSLLASEILSQLGAALSRLASDRARA, from the coding sequence GTGTACTTGACAACTGCACAGGAGATGCGCGATCTGGACCGTTATGCCATCGAAACGATCGGCATTCCCGGTGTGGTGTTGATGGAAAACGCCGGGAAGGCGGTGGCCCGGTCGCTGACGGATCGACTCCCGCGTCCGGGAACCGCCCTCGTCCTCGCCGGAACCGGCAACAACGGCGGAGACGGGTTTGTGGCAGCCCGGCATTTGGCCGCCGCCGGCTGGAAAGCGGTCGTCTGGCTGGCGGGACCGGAAGAAAAGTTGACCTCCGATGCTCGCGTCTTTTTCCAGGTGTGCCGCAATTTGGGAATTCCCGTCGTCCGGGATGCGGAGGAACGCCGCGGTGAACTCATTCGCCGGATCGAGGAGGCGGATGCCATCGTCGACGCCCTGCTGGGCACCGGCATTCGGGGGCAGGTGCGCCCCCGGGCGTTGGAACTGATCCGCCTGGTCAACGAACACCGCCGGGGCGCCGTTGTCGCCGTCGATGTGCCCAGCGGCGCCGACACGGACACGGGGGCCCTGTTGCCGGAGGCGATCCGCGCCGACTGGACGGTGACCTTTGCCTATCCCAAGTGGTGCCACTATCTCCTGCCGGCCGCCGACCACTGCGGCGAAGTGATCGTGGCCGACATCGGCATCCCCCGGTCGGCGGCGGAACACCGTCCCCCCGCAGCCCGCGTCAACGACCCGTCTTGGTGGAGAGAGTGGCTGCTTCCCCGCTCCCGCTGGTCCCACAAGGGGACGTACGGACATCTGCTGGTCGTCGGCGGATCGCGGGGGATGCTCGGCGCCGCCGTCCTCGCGGGGCTGGCGGGACTACGCATCGGTGCGGGGCTTTCGACGGTGGCCGTCCCCGCCGCCCAGGAACCGATCCTCGCCGCCAAGGTGACGGATGCGCTGGTCTGGGGATGGCCGGATGACGGAGAGGGGCGGTTCGCCGAAGACAGCGTCCGGATATTGCCGGAACGAATCGACCGGTTCACCGCCGCCGCCGTGGGGCCAGGGCTGGGACGGTTTCCCGGCGAAGGGGCTTGGCTTCGGGAATTGCTCGAAACCCTTCCGTTTCCGGTGGTGTTGGACGCCGACGGGTTGAATATCCTGGCGGAGCATCCCGATGCGCTTCGCGCCCGGAGAGGGGAGACGATCCTGACGCCCCATCCCGGGGAAATGGCCCGTCTGGCGGGGACCACTGCGGCCGGAGTGGAATCGTCCCGTCACACCCTTGCCCGCGAGTGGGCGGAGAAGACGGGGAGCGTGGTGGTGTTGAAGGGAACCCACACCATCATCGCCTTTCCCGACGGAACCCAGATGGTGAATCCGACGGGCACTCCGGCCATGGCCAAAGCGGGATCCGGCGATGTCCTGAGCGGGGTGATCGGCGGTTTGCTCGCTCGGGGAATCCCCGCGTCCGTTGCGGCTGCGATGGGGGTTTACTTGCACGGCCTCGCCGGCGAGCTCGCCGTCCGCACGTCCGAGCACAGCCTTCTCGCCTCCGAGATCCTGTCACAACTGGGTGCCGCTCTTTCCCGGCTCGCGTCCGATCGCGCCCGTGCCTAA
- a CDS encoding outer membrane lipoprotein-sorting protein, producing the protein MRRKAWAIVTLVIVLTLLAGCGPKSAEEVVNDLSERSEDLKSYRSQAKMTIQTGSKPQVYDVEVWYKQPHYYRVSLKNVNKDITQILLRNDDGVYVLTPHLNKSFRFHSDWPESSGQVYLYQTILNSIIDDSSRVFTAGKEDYRFEVAAKFEQNQSLVKQRIWLDRKLNPKKVEVLDSDDQVKVLVEFNRFEPDASFDKDAFDMERNMTGYGDPTIVPSSGREEESAEKEEKKEFSVLTPGWIPEGSRLVDQQTVNSPEGKVVIMRYQGESSFTLSQKKPEAVQASLPLYGRPIDLGFTQGILLETDENKRLSWTYEGTDFELVGNLPVDVMTRIARSIEEQPAK; encoded by the coding sequence ATGCGTCGGAAAGCGTGGGCGATCGTGACTCTGGTGATCGTCTTGACTCTTCTGGCGGGATGTGGTCCCAAAAGCGCCGAAGAAGTGGTGAACGACTTGTCCGAGCGCTCCGAGGACCTGAAAAGTTACCGCAGTCAGGCCAAGATGACGATTCAGACCGGCAGCAAGCCGCAGGTGTACGATGTGGAGGTTTGGTACAAACAACCGCACTATTACCGGGTCAGCTTGAAAAACGTGAACAAGGACATCACCCAAATCCTCCTTCGCAATGATGACGGCGTATACGTACTGACCCCCCATCTGAACAAGAGCTTTCGCTTCCACAGCGACTGGCCGGAATCCAGCGGGCAGGTATATCTGTACCAGACGATCCTGAACAGCATCATCGACGATTCCTCCCGCGTGTTCACCGCCGGCAAGGAAGATTACCGGTTCGAGGTGGCGGCGAAGTTTGAACAGAATCAGTCGTTGGTGAAGCAGCGGATTTGGTTGGATCGCAAACTGAATCCCAAGAAGGTGGAAGTGCTGGATTCGGACGATCAGGTGAAGGTGCTCGTGGAATTCAACCGGTTTGAGCCCGATGCCAGCTTTGACAAGGACGCCTTTGACATGGAGCGGAACATGACCGGTTACGGTGATCCGACGATCGTTCCCTCCTCGGGCCGGGAAGAGGAATCGGCGGAGAAGGAAGAGAAGAAGGAGTTCAGCGTTCTGACCCCCGGATGGATTCCGGAGGGAAGCCGCTTGGTCGATCAGCAGACCGTGAACAGCCCGGAGGGCAAAGTGGTGATCATGCGCTACCAGGGCGAATCCTCCTTCACCCTGAGCCAGAAGAAACCGGAGGCGGTGCAGGCCAGCCTTCCGCTGTACGGGCGACCGATCGATCTCGGCTTCACCCAGGGCATCCTTTTGGAAACGGATGAAAACAAACGGCTTTCCTGGACCTATGAGGGAACCGATTTCGAGTTGGTGGGCAACCTGCCCGTGGATGTCATGACCCGGATCGCCCGCTCCATCGAAGAACAACCCGCCAAATGA
- a CDS encoding group I truncated hemoglobin, with product MAETSLYYKLGGQKAIKAVVEEFYRRMLEDELVNELFKGIDMNRLKAHQTAFLSYALGGPVEYDGRTLREGHKGLNITSEQYERMIRIMNDTLKTFNVSTDDRIKIESFLRSVKPFVVGH from the coding sequence GTGGCGGAAACGAGCCTTTATTACAAGCTGGGCGGCCAGAAGGCGATCAAAGCCGTCGTGGAGGAGTTTTACCGCCGGATGTTGGAGGACGAGCTGGTGAACGAGCTTTTCAAAGGGATCGACATGAACCGACTCAAGGCTCACCAAACGGCCTTCCTTTCCTATGCCCTCGGCGGACCCGTCGAATACGACGGAAGGACCCTGCGGGAGGGGCACAAGGGGCTGAACATCACCTCCGAGCAGTATGAGCGGATGATCCGAATCATGAACGACACGCTGAAGACCTTCAACGTCTCTACCGACGACCGGATCAAGATCGAGTCCTTCCTCCGTTCGGTCAAACCTTTTGTCGTAGGGCATTAA